The Primulina eburnea isolate SZY01 chromosome 12, ASM2296580v1, whole genome shotgun sequence genome includes the window TGCATTCACATCTTGAAAGACCTCCATCAAACACGTAGCCTGGAAGtttaattgtttatttaatactaatattttaataatggtagtaaataaacaattatatatatatatatatttatttattatttcaagTCCCAACATTCCAACGTCAAACCCCAATAACATATGCTTAATGCTCCACCACATCGTACCCAAAAACAATTCAATATAAGCAAGTACGAGACTTTtaatatcttttaaaaatattccaACATTAAATAAAACTTCGTTTTTCAATCATCGTATCAAGGAATATaaggaaaaattatattttgattctATAACttcaatgttttttttaaaaaacaatttgTTTATATAATCAATTCATTTTAGCTCATTAATTTgcattttattttgattttgattattttttatcAGAGTGCTGACATAACACCAAAAAATGATAACTTAACGACAAAAATTGGTGATGAGTTTGATAGAGATATATAGAAACAAATCCCACCACATTTACTTAGTCCACTATGGAGACAAATGCATAATATTTCCACACATCAAATAGACAAATTCCATGTCCTAAGAACTGAATAGACATTTCTTGAAATGTTATTCGATAAAATTAGTAAGTATTCATAGCTCTCTTGCGAAAGAGTGTCATAACTAACCATTTGTTAAAGACCGAAGATCACATATGGTACGATCGATTCGCCTTTTTTCTCGGTATCCTCGGCACGCGTTTTTGCTGGTATCTGAATGATGTTATGGAGGCAAAATTTCTTCAATGTGCGGGCTTCCAAGAAGTAAGAGCATATACGATTCGTCCCTTCCAACCTTGCAACATCCAATGGCCATCTTCATCTATCACGAAATCTTTATTGTAGAACGATTCAACCCTATCTTTCACCATTTTCTTGATTTCCTTGTCCAAAGGAAGCTGCTCGAACCCAGCCCTCATGCATCGAGCCTGCCATTGCTTGTACGTCTCTGGTCTCTCGATCCTCTCAGCTGCTTCGCATGCAATAACATTCATTGCCTCCCGGCCAAAAACGATTTTCTCAAGCAGCATTCTCTCGTGACATTCTCGGGGGATATTCGAATCAAGCATATCGAAAAAACAAGAATAATGAAACAGCGCCTCGCGGAATCTTGTGATGAAAAATGGGGCATTGAAAGCACCATTCATGATCCCCTGCACAAAAACAGTCGGTTTCATATTCCGGATAAGGTTTAGAACAGTATTTCTAGGACTGTTCACAATAACGGTTTCGTCCAGCAGATTCCTAAGCCTATAAAGAGTGTTCACCACAAGAGCCTCATCCTTCTTGATCTTAAGATCTTCGAGTTTGATCGTTTCCCATTTCTGGGCTATGGCATTGAACTCGAATGGAATGTTAAAAGTCCTAGCATAATTTTCCAAGCGCCTCCCAGTCTCTTCAACCCTTTCTGATGGTCGGAAACCTGGACATGGAAAATCAATACCAGTAATCCGAAGCTTCGGGGGTCCACCGGGTCTAGTAGAGAGGCGTTGCAGAAAGCAAGGCCACTGGAAACCATATAGAATACCAAAATCAATAATGTGGAGCTTCGTGACTTTCTCAGCCACATTCATGATCGTCTTATTTGCGAAGAAATTAGAAATCTTCCTAAACGGACAGGCAGCAAGGTATATATGGTAGGCTTTCAAAATATCAGCAGCAGATGTTGGAATATTGAGAAGGGATTTATATATCTGAGTCCCTGACCCAGCCATACGTGCCTCTAGACCATCAGCGAAGTAATGAGCAAGTCTCTGCATTCCATCGCCGGTTGGAGTGGCATGCTCTCGAATCTGTTTTAGAAACTCATTCGCTGTCCTACGATCATCAGCTGCAACGGCTTGTGCACAAAGGGTCAAAAGGGTTCTCATATCAACCACGTTCCTCTTACCCCCTGATTTCTTGCCCTGATTTTTCCCACCGTTGGATCTCTTAGATTGTCCATCCGATGTATTTTTTTTAGATATTTCATCCAAGGCTTTACGAAGATCAGATAGATTTTTCCCTTTGCTGCAAAGTAGCACCTTGTCAAACATTTCCGAACTAACGGTTGATTCAGTATATACTGCTGATTGCTTGTTGCTCCTTTCCTCCTCCATTCCCATGTTGTCATTAAAAGAGTTCTTTTTCCCCCTTGAGACATCAGCAGACTCTACGATATGCAAGTTTTTTTCCACTTTGACAGCCCGACTAACCGCAACTTCTTTATGCCCCTTCTGAAATGGTTCatcataattcaaatcaacaATCAAATTACCCTCATCAGGAAGAAATTTACTCGCTTCTTCAAACCCTCTTTTAAATTGCCTAATTGACTGGCTATCAGTAAAAATATCAGGAATTCCAAGTGTACTTATAGGTGAATCCACCTGACTATCAATAACAGTGCCACTGCTACTTGATGAACTATAACAAGACTGAGAAAATGCCTGTGACACAGGATTAACAGTAACAGGACGTTTGTCAAATCCATTGCTGTTGGACTCGAAACACCAATCGGGACATAATATACTCATACTGCCATTGGCAGCACGAGAAAATCTACCCTCTTCTAAGCTACGTTTCTGTATACCCTGATGTAAAGTTAACTCCTGTTGATACTCGGTAGAAGCCGGACGCTGCTTGCCAAGAACGTCGTAAAATGATTTCTCCGCAGCTTGAAGAGCAGCAGATTCTTGAAACATGCAGGATTTCTCCTCCACATCCTCTTCCATTAGGATATGGTTGATGTACTTTAGGACCACATCACTAAAATCGCAATCCTCCTGAGAATCACATTCGGACAACTGGTCTTTCACATCCAAATTCGAAGAACAAGAAACCAGTACATTATCCGCATTCCAATCAACACACCGACCACTACGTCTCGAATCATTGATCAGATTTGGATCTGGAAACACCGGAACAGCTAGGTTATTCACTTTAATTGGATCCGAAAATATCGGAACAGCTTCGTTATTCAATTTAATTCCAGAAGTTGGCTTTCTATGTCCCCTATAATTCTGATCCATGGCATCTAGTTTGCAAAAGCTTCTCAAGGCAGAAAGTGTACCCAACAAAATAACCCTCGTACAACGATCAAACTTTCTTCTCAACTTCAACCCTAGCAACAAAACCCATATTTTTCCCAATATTAC containing:
- the LOC140807072 gene encoding scarecrow-like protein 14 isoform X2, with the translated sequence MEEDVEEKSCMFQESAALQAAEKSFYDVLGKQRPASTEYQQELTLHQGIQKRSLEEGRFSRAANGSMSILCPDWCFESNSNGFDKRPVTVNPVSQAFSQSCYSSSSSSGTVIDSQVDSPISTLGIPDIFTDSQSIRQFKRGFEEASKFLPDEGNLIVDLNYDEPFQKGHKEVAVSRAVKVEKNLHIVESADVSRGKKNSFNDNMGMEEERSNKQSAVYTESTVSSEMFDKVLLCSKGKNLSDLRKALDEISKKNTSDGQSKRSNGGKNQGKKSGGKRNVVDMRTLLTLCAQAVAADDRRTANEFLKQIREHATPTGDGMQRLAHYFADGLEARMAGSGTQIYKSLLNIPTSAADILKAYHIYLAACPFRKISNFFANKTIMNVAEKVTKLHIIDFGILYGFQWPCFLQRLSTRPGGPPKLRITGIDFPCPGFRPSERVEETGRRLENYARTFNIPFEFNAIAQKWETIKLEDLKIKKDEALVVNTLYRLRNLLDETVIVNSPRNTVLNLIRNMKPTVFVQGIMNGAFNAPFFITRFREALFHYSCFFDMLDSNIPRECHERMLLEKIVFGREAMNVIACEAAERIERPETYKQWQARCMRAGFEQLPLDKEIKKMVKDRVESFYNKDFVIDEDGHWMLQGWKGRIVYALTSWKPAH
- the LOC140807072 gene encoding scarecrow-like protein 14 isoform X1; amino-acid sequence: MDQNYRGHRKPTSGIKLNNEAVPIFSDPIKVNNLAVPVFPDPNLINDSRRSGRCVDWNADNVLVSCSSNLDVKDQLSECDSQEDCDFSDVVLKYINHILMEEDVEEKSCMFQESAALQAAEKSFYDVLGKQRPASTEYQQELTLHQGIQKRSLEEGRFSRAANGSMSILCPDWCFESNSNGFDKRPVTVNPVSQAFSQSCYSSSSSSGTVIDSQVDSPISTLGIPDIFTDSQSIRQFKRGFEEASKFLPDEGNLIVDLNYDEPFQKGHKEVAVSRAVKVEKNLHIVESADVSRGKKNSFNDNMGMEEERSNKQSAVYTESTVSSEMFDKVLLCSKGKNLSDLRKALDEISKKNTSDGQSKRSNGGKNQGKKSGGKRNVVDMRTLLTLCAQAVAADDRRTANEFLKQIREHATPTGDGMQRLAHYFADGLEARMAGSGTQIYKSLLNIPTSAADILKAYHIYLAACPFRKISNFFANKTIMNVAEKVTKLHIIDFGILYGFQWPCFLQRLSTRPGGPPKLRITGIDFPCPGFRPSERVEETGRRLENYARTFNIPFEFNAIAQKWETIKLEDLKIKKDEALVVNTLYRLRNLLDETVIVNSPRNTVLNLIRNMKPTVFVQGIMNGAFNAPFFITRFREALFHYSCFFDMLDSNIPRECHERMLLEKIVFGREAMNVIACEAAERIERPETYKQWQARCMRAGFEQLPLDKEIKKMVKDRVESFYNKDFVIDEDGHWMLQGWKGRIVYALTSWKPAH